GTACCGGTTCTTCGAAACCCGGCGGCCCGGCGGCGTCGGAGATTTTTTGCAGGGTTTCGATGGTGCGGTCTTGTGCGGGAGCTGCAGACACCAGGGCGCTGCAGGAAGCCGCCAACAGGGCGATGGCGGCGGAGATGCGACGAACGTTCGGCACTTGGGTTTCCGTGATGGTTGTGTTGGCGGCGCATCGTACGTACACCGTCGCGGGACGGCGTCGGCCTTTCCCGGTATCGTCCAGTATGCCAATATATTTGCCGATTTCATACTGGAGCAGACCATGACCGACACCACAGCAGAAGCCGCACGCCGCGAAGCCGCCGCGCGCCAGGCCATCAAGAACGGCTTCGACATGGAGGACGAGGACTCGGGCGTCGCCATGTTCGTCGCCTTCCACCTCGAAGAACTCGACGCCGACTACTGGCAGCAGCATGTGAAGACCCCGCGCCCCCATCCAGGCGATGTGCTCGATGCGCTGGTCCTGCGCGAGCACTGGGGCGGGCCCGACGACCTGGAACACTTCGACTTCACCCTGCCCGGCGAGGTCACCGAGTACGTCGTCAGCGTGCGCTTCGACGCGGCCGGCAAGGTCGCCGAGATCTCGATGGAAAGCTAAGCCGGGTCAGCCGCCTGGCCGAAGTGTTCGGCCAAAAAATCGATGAACGCGCGCGCGCGCGGCCAGGTTGCGCCGGCTGAGGTAGTAGACGAACAGGTCGGCCGAGGGCAGCGCATGCTGCGGCAGCACGATCTTCAACCTGCCGCTTTCGACGTACTTGGCCAGGTCCCATTCCGAGCGTACCAGGATGCCGTGGCCGTCCAGCGCCCAGCCGAGCACGATGTCGCCGTCGTTGCTCGACAGCGCGCCGCGCACCTTGACCACCTCGCCGTCCTCGAAGCGCCAGACGCCGTGTGCCTCGTCGTTCTGGCGGTGCACGATGCACTGGTGGCGCGCCAGGTCGTCCAGCGTTTCGGGCGCGCCGTGACGCTGCAGGTACAGCGGCGAGGCGCACAGGAAGCGCCGGTTGCTCATCACGCGCCGCGCCGCCAGCCGTTTAACGGGCAAAGCGCCGAAGCGGATCGCCAGGTCGAACCCGTTTTCGGCCAGGTCGACCGGGCGGTCGGCGACTTCCATCTGCACCTCGACCTGCGGGTAGCGCCTGGCGAACGCGGAGACGATCGGCGCGATGGTCGTGCCGGGGTCAGGTCGAGGGCACGCGCGGCCGCGGCCAGCGAGCCGTGACGCACGACCAGCACGAAAAATTTCATCTCGGAGGCGGCTTCCCGGACGGCGTCAAGGTCGAGAATGGCTTCATCACGATGCCGGACCTGCCGGGCATCGGCTTCGAGGGCAAGTCGGACCTGATCAAGGTGATGCGCGAGCTGTCGGCTTGAGCCTAGGCGGGTCTGCCCACGTCGGCGTCGTCGCCGAGTTCGAACTCGCCGCGCCCCAGCGCCGCCAGCACCGCCTCGGCCTGCTGGACGAAATCCTGCGGCACCAGCACGCGCACCCCGCCCAGCGCCGGCGCCCACAGCATGTTGGCCTGCACCAGCTGATCGTCGGCCAGCACGGCCGGGATGCCGGACGCCTCCAGGCAGCCCTGGGCCAGGCGCGCTTCGATCGGCGCCAGGTAGCGCGCGACCTCGAACAGGTCGCGGCCCGGCAGCAGCGCGTCGTCCGGCGCGCCCTGCGCAGCCTGGCTCGCGGGCGATTCGTCCGGCCCGTTCCATCCTTGTACGCTGAGTGCCTTGTCCATGAGCTTCCCCTGTCGATGGTGTTATAAGAGCCGCGGCAAGCTGGAGAGCAGGTACAGCACCACCCCGATCAGCCCGCCGACCACGGTGCCGTTGATGCGAATGTACTGCAAGTCCTTGCCGATGTTGAGTTCCACCTGGTGCGACATCTCCGTGCTGTCCCAGTTCTTGACCGTCTCGGCGATGTGGCCGGTCAGGAAGCCCGCGAACTCGGGCGCCGCGCTGCGCGCCGCCAGTTCCAGGTTCTGGTTGAGCGAGGCGCGCAGTTGCGGATCCTCGGCCAGCATGCGCCCGATCCAGGCGCCGCTCGCGACCAGGCGCGTGCGCAGCTGCGAGTCGTCCTTTTCCAGGTCCATCTTCAGCCACGCCTTCAAGTCGCTCCACAGCGAGCCGAGGTAGCCGTTCAGCGTCTCGTCGCCGATCAGGTAGCGCTTGACGTCCTCGCCCTTCCCGATGAACTCGGGGTCGACCTTCAGGCGCTCGATGAATTCGTGGGTGAAGGCATCGAAGCGCTGGCGCAGCGGATGCCCGGGGTCGGCGCTGACGCGGTCCAGGATGCCCGAGGCCAGCTTGACCGTGATGTCCGCGCCCTTCCTGCCGATCATCTCGGAGGGCAGCATGCGCTCCATGAACGCGTACTCCTCGCGCAGCCAGTCGACGATGCCCTGGGCGATGAAGGCTTGCGTTTCCTCGTTGGCGAGCAGCTTGGCCAGTTGGGCGATGCCCTCGTCGAGCAGCTGCTGGTGGCGGCCGTTGCGCGTCACGCCCTCCAGGATCGTACCGACAGTCTTGGACAGGTCGACCCCTTGAATCATCGTGTGCACGGCGCGGCGGACGAAATTCTGCACGGCGGCGTCTTCGATGAAGTCGAGCGCCCAGCCGCCGACGCGCACCAGGTAGCTGCCCAGGCGCTCGGCATTCTCGGGCTGGACCAGCCAGTCGGCCACCTTCTGCGCCGGGTCGTGGCGCTGGATCAGCTTGATGATCGATTCGGTGTCGAGGAATTTCTCGTGCACGAAGGCGGCCAGGTTGTCGGCGATGCGCGCCTTGTTGGCCGGGATGATCTCGGTGTGGCGCGAGACGAACGGGATCGGGATGCGCCGGAACAGCGCGGCGACCGCGAACCAGTCGGCCAGCGCGCCGACCATGGCCGCCTCGGCGAAGGCTTTGAGCAGGCCGATCCACCAATTGGCCGGATCATGCGCCGACCAGGCCAGCGACGCGACGAACAACAGCGCGGCGCCAAGGAAAAACGACAGCGCCAGCCGTTTCGACTGGCGCAGCTCGGCTTCCTTGGCGCTGTGTTGACGGTTGGACGTGGGCTGCATGTTCCCATGCTAGCCCAGGCTGGATGAGTTTGTCGCGCAGCATCCGCGTGGCGGCGTGGCGGAGTGCGTCCTGTATACTGGGCTTCACGTATTGACAATGAGGCCACACCGCATGCATGAAAATATCAGCCTGATCACCACCATCGCCGCCGCCCTCGGCTTTGGCCTGCTGTTCGGCATGCTCGCCGTGCGGATTCGCCTGCCGGCGCTGGTCGGCTATCTCGCCGCCGGCGTGCTGATCGGCCCCGCCACGCCCGGCTTCGTGGCCGACGTCGCCCTCGCCTCGCAGCTGGCCGAGATCGGCGTGATGCTGCTGATGTTCGGCGTCGGCCTGCATTTTTCGCTCGACGACCTGATGGAGGTGAAAGGCATCGCCCTGCCCGGCGCCGTGCTGCAGATCGTGGTGGCGACGCTGATGGGCATCGCTTTGTCCCACCTGTGGGGGTGGAGCCTGGGCGCGGGATTGGTGTTCGGGCTGGCGCTGTCGGTGGCCAGCACCGTCGTGCTGCTGCGCGCGCTGGAAGACCGCGGCCAGCTCGACTCGTTCAACGGCCGCATCGCGGTGGGCTGGCTGGTGGTCGAGGACCTCGTCACCGTACTGGTGCTGGTGCTGCTGCCGGCGCTGGCGGGGCCGCTGGGCGGACACAACGGCGACGATGCGCACGGCGGCTCGCTCTGGCTGGCGCTGGGTAAAACGCTGCTGTCGGTCGGCGCCTTCGTCGCGCTGATGCTGCTGGTCGGGCGCAAGCTGTTCCCGTGGTTCCTGTGGCGCGTCGCGAAAACCGGATCGCGCGAGCTGTTCACGCTGGCCGTGGTCGCCGCCGCGGTCGGCATCGCCTACGGTTCCTCGCATCTGTTCGGCGTGTCGTTCGCACTGGGCGCCTTTTTTGCCGGCATGGTGCTGCGCGAATCGGAACTCAGCCACCGCGCCGCCGAAGAGACGCTGCCGCTGCGCGATGCATTCTCGGTGCTGTTCTTCGTCTCGGTCGGCATGCTGTTCGATCCGCGTGTGCTGGTCGACCATCCGCTCGAGGTGCTGGGCGTGGTCGCCGTCATCCTGTTCGGCAAATCGCTGGCGGCCTTCATCCTTGTGCTGGTACTGCGCTACCCGGTCGGCACGGCGCTCACGGTGTCGGCCAGCCTGGCGCAGATCGGCGAGTTCTCGTTCATCCTGGCGGCGCTGGGGATGTCGCTCGGGCTGCTGCCGGCGCTGGGCCAGAACCTGATCCTGGCCGGCGCCATCATCTCGATCGCCGTCAACCCGCTGATGTTCAAGCTGGTCGCGCCACTGGAGGCGCTGCTCCAGGCGCGCCTCGCGCCCCCGCGCGGGCTCACGCGCGCGCCCGACCCGCTGGCCGAACTCCCGACCAGCGTGCCGCACGAACAGCTGAGCGGCCAGGTGGTGCTGGTCGGCTTCGGCCGCGTCGGCCGATACCTGGCCGGCGAGCTGGCCCGGCAAGGCGTGCACGTGGTGGTGGCCGAACAGAACCGCGAGATCGTCGAGGACCTGCGCCGGCGCGGCCAGCCGGCGGTGGCCGGCAACGCGGCCGAGCCGGCGGTGCTGATCCAGGCCCACATCGCGCGCGCGTCGATGCTGGTGATCGCCACGCCCGACACCTTCCAGGTCCGTGCGATGGTCGAGACCGCGCGCGCGCTCAACCCCGGCATCCGCGTCGTGGTGCGCAGCCACAACCAGGAAGAAGCGCGCCTGCTGCGCGAGGACACCGGCGGCGCCGTGTTCGTCGGCGAGGACGAGCTGGCGCACAGCATGGCGCGCCACGTGCTGGCCGGGATGACGGCGCGCGCGCACTGAGCATGTACCGAGCCGGCGCCGGTCGCGCACGCCGGCGCGCAGGCGTGCGAGCCGGCTTGGCCGCATCTTGTACAGTCACTGTTCAGCCACTGCCGTGCCCGCGCCGTGTCGCTCCATGCCATCGTGGCTTCGTGCGCCGGGTCCAACCCCATGAGCGACCGAAACCCTGACTTGATCCGTTACCTGCTGGACCGCCTGATCGCCTCCGATCCCGCGCGCGACCGCTTCAGGAGCGCCCTGCGCGCGTTGCTCACGGCGCTGGTCAGCGCAGGCGTGTTCCTGCTCATTACCCGTCAGTTCGACCTGGAATACAAGCTGTCGCTGTGCGGCATCGTGGTGCCGATGATCGCCGTGGTGGCCATGCAGGACCCCGGCCGCAGCCAGCAAAAGGAGACCATGGCCTGGGTGCCGGTGCTGGCCAGCGCCGCGCTGATCGTCGGCACGCTGGTCGCCGAGAACCCCTGGCTGAGCGGCGCGCTGTTCCTGCTGACCATCTTCGGCGCCTTCCAGATGCGCCGCTTCGGTCCGCGCGGCGGCGGCCTGGGCGTCATCGCCTACCAGTCCTTTTTCTTTGCGCTGCTGTTCAAGACGCCGCCCGACAAGATGCTGTGGGATCCGGTGTTCGTGTTCATCGGCTGCGCAATCGGCTACGCGGTGCATTTCTGGCTGGTGCCCGAGCGCCCGGGCCGCGTGCTGCACGGCGAAGTCCACGCCTACCGCGCCCGCATCGCCGCGCTGCTGCATGATCTGGCGCGCTGGCTCGACGCCGGCGCCAAAAGCAGCCGGGCCGACAAGGCCAGCCAAAAGCGCATCGACGCCCACCTGGCTGCGCTGAACGCCCAGTCTCTCGCGCTTGACACGCGCCTGGCCGGCTTCACCCAGGGCCGCGAGGATGGCGACGGCAAGCGCTTGCGCGAACAGGTGCTGCGCTGCGAGCTGGCCGCGGAAACCATCGCCGACGTCGCGCGCAGCCTGCACGACGACCCGGCCGCGCGCCGGGCGCTGGCGGCCGCGCTGCGCGCGCTCGAAGCGGCCAGCGCCAGGCAAGCGCAGCCGCTCGACGCGCGCGCCTGGGAAGCGGCTCTCCCCCCGACCCTGCCCGACGATGCGCGCTGGCGCCTCGGCCAGGCGGCGCGCGTGCTGACATCGTCGCCGCCATGGCGCGCGCCGCTGCCGGCGATGGGCGACGAGCACAAGCCGCAGCAAGCGCAGCAGTCGGCCCCGACGACGGCCAAGATGGAGGGCGGCAAGGGCAGCAGCATGTTCGACGACACCACCCGGCGCGCGCTGCAGGCCGCCGCCGCCGCCCTGGCCGCGCTGCTGATCGGCCACCTGACTGCGCCCCAGCACTGGTACTGGGCGGTGTTTTCCGCCTTTATCGTGTTCACGCGCGCGGCCACGGTCGGGCAGACCTTCTCCAGTGCCTGGCGCCAGGTGCTGGCCTCGCTGGCCGGCTTGTGCATCGGCGTGGTGTGCGTACAGGTCGTCCAGGGCAGCCAGGCCGGCGAACTGGCGCTGCTGTTCCTGTTCGTCGCGATCGGCTTCTATGCCTTCAAGGGCGTGCAGAACCTGTATACGATGATGCTGACCGCGATGCTGGCCATGCTGTGGGAATTGATGGGCATGGACAGCGCCAGCCTGCTGCTGCTGCGCCTGGGCGAGACGACCGCCGGCGGCGTCAGCGCGGTGCTGGCGGCGCACCTGGTGCTGCCGGTGCACACCCAGGACGAATCGGACAGCAAGGGCGCCGACCTGCTGCACGCGGCCGGCCACCTGCTTGCCGCAGCGCTCGAGGATGGCGAGCCCAAGCCGCTGTACCTGCCGGTGCGCGACCTCGACCGCAAGCTGCAGGCGTTGCGCCAGACGCTCGGCCCGGTCACCCATCCGGCCTACCCCGGGGCCAGCGACGGCCACCGCCAGCAGTTGCGCCAGCTCGCGCGCATCGCCTTTTGCGTGCGCCATTTTTACAACCTGGTGGTCAGCCATGGCTCGACAGGCCATGCCGCCCTCGCGCACGCGCACGCGGTGCAGGCGCGCGCGCGTGCGCTGGCGCCCGAGCTGGACGCGGTGGCGGCCAGGCTCGAGGCGCCCGGCGCGCTGGGCGCGCAGCCGGTGCAGCCGGGACCGAGCGTTGCGGTCTTCCCACCGCTCGACCAGGCTGCGGCCGATGGCTTCGAGGGCGGCAACGAAGGCGGCGCCGATGAGCGCCTGCTGCGCATCGCCACCCGCTGGCTGCAGGAGGCGGACGGCTTGCTGCGGCCGATGCTGTCGCCCCAGCACTGAGATAAAAAAAGGCGGACATCGCTGTCCGCCCCATCAACCCGGGCCAGGCCCGGGATCCATCAAACAAGCACCAAAACTTATGCCGCCGCCTCTTCGGCTTCGGTGCACAGCGTCAGGCTGACGTGGCGCGGCGCCTGCAGGCCGTCCATGAAGATGTCCTTGTGCGCTTCCAGCAGTTCGAACACGGCGTCCTTGGACAGCACGTACTGGTCGAGCAGCGTGTCCTTCAGCGCGACGATCACGTCCTTGTAGTCGCGGATCGCGTCCAGCGTGTAGCTGTAGAGCTCATCCGACTTCTCTTCCACCTGGCGCAGCGTGTGCTCGCCGGAGGCATCGTTGGCCAGCTGGCTGTAGTCGATCTTGGCGCGCGAGTACATCGACAGGCGGCCGACCATCAGGTTCAGCATCTTGGTGATCTTCTCGATGTCGTTCTGGCTGCCGACCGAGATGCCGCGGGCGCCGTAGAACAGCTCTTCCGCCGCGACGCCGCCGTACAGGCCGATCACGTCGCGCTCCAGCTCTTCCAGCGTACGCAGCGACATGTCGTCACCCGACTGCAGCACGTAGCCCAGCGCGCCGATCTTCGACACGGCTTCGGTGCTGATCTTGAGCAGGTGCGATTTTTCCTTCACCTCGGCCAGGCTCATGCCGGCGCGCAGGAACGGGTCGATCTGCATGAAGAAGTGACCCAGCTCATGCACCGCGATGCGCTCGCGCTGCTTGTGCTTCTCGGCAGTAGTGGCGCGGTCGGTCAGGCCGATCGTGGCGCGCTCGTAGGCGCGGAACAGCAGGTCGGTATTGATGATGACCTTTTCCTGGATCGACAGCATCGATGCGCGCTCGACCACCGATTCCAGCAGCGCCGGGCTGAGGTTCTGGGTGATCTCGGCCACCTGGTCGAGGTCGAGGTCGTCGTAGTCGACCAGGCCTTCCTTCTTGCGGGACAAGAAGCTGCGCAGCAGTTCGCGGCGCTCGGCTTTATTCGGCAGGCGGAAGTTGATCTTGACCGAGAAGCGGCGCAGCATCGCTTCGTCCATTTCGGTCGAGGCATCGTCGAAGTTCGAAGCCACCACCCAGATCACGCCCTGGCCCTTGTCGCTCTTGACGCCGTCCAGCAGGCCCAGCAGGGTGTTGGCGGTATCGTCTTCCCATTTCTTTTCGCTGCGGCCGCGCGGCATGAACAGGCTTTGCGCTTCGTCCAGGAAGATGATGCAGCGGCCCTTGCTGGAAGCCTTGCGATACAGCGCGTTCAGGGCTTTCGAACCGCCGCCGACGTAGCCCGATTCCAGCGCCGAACCGGACGCCTGGATCAGCGGGATGTCGAGGCGCTTGGCCAGGTAGCCGACCAGCTTGGTTTTACCGGTACCGGCCGGACCGGTCAGCATGACGTTGAACGGCTTGTCGATGTTGTGCTCTTTATAGAGCTCGCGGTTGCGGATCATGTCTTCCAGGTGCAGCACTTCCTGCTTGATGTCTTCCATGCCGATCAGGTCGTCCATCGAACCCTTCAGCTTGTCCGGCGAGATCATCTGGGCGCTCATGCCCATGCCCGGGATACCGAATTTCATCGAATACAGGATCAGGCCGCCGATCAGCAGTTCCAGGCCGTGGCGCTTCAGGAATTCGAGCGTATCGGCGCCGAAGCCTTCGTTTTCTTCTTCCATCACGGCCTTGTGGGACGCCAGGTAGTCGTCCTTGGCGATCGAATACGGGATCGCGTTCTTCAGCAGGACTTCGCGCTCGAGCGACAGGTGCGAGGTGCTCGGCACTTTCACCACGTGCAGCTGCGGCGCACCCTTGAACTTGAAGATGTAGCGCGGCGCGTCGGACAGGGGCTTGGCCACCAGCAGATAATCCAGGCGATCCTTTTGCGCGGCCAGCTGGGTGATCTCGGCGATGTTTTGCGAATGCACGACCGGAGCCGGGTCCTGCGGGATGTCGGCTTTATAAATGGCCCAACCGGTCAGCATGCCTAACACCACGGCGGTCAAGATTCGAACGTAAACATTCTTGAAGGCAATTTGAAGTCGGGCAAAGTTCGGCATATCGGTACTCTACAAAAACGAAATGTGCGGGAAACTGCGTTGATTCTTGCGTGGCCTTCCGAAGTGCCGGTTGGACGCGAAAGGCGGCGGTGTGATTAACCGCGATGGGTTCAAACGTGTGCGTTTGTTATTCTTTTGATGCCCTAAGGCAATAAGGATATGGAGACTATACGCCCAAAGAAAAGAGAGGTGTATACCGTGCGCAGAAAAAATTTCGCACTACCACATCAGTAAGCAAAAAGGCATCGCTTTTTCTTGCAAAATCAATAATTTAGCCCACTCTAACCAAAGAAAAAAGACACCATTTATCAACAAACCAATAGACAATCGATCAATTAATTGCGCTTTTCGCATGTCATAAATATTAATTTTTCCAGCCAATTATGCTGATTCAAGTCGACATAACGGGCGCGATTCGCACCGCGTTTTTGCTATTCTAAATTGGATTCGGTAGCACCCGCTTGGTTACTCTCGGTTACAGACCGGGTTGGCTTGAACGCCTCGGACGCGTGAAGGAACGACCGTGAAACGATACGCACTTGCGGCAACACTCAGTCTCTTGTTCGGTATGTCGATGCACGGGGCCGCCCAGGCCGCTGCGATCGATCTCAGCCTTGGCGAGCCGGCCCATGCGTCCGGCATGGACAAGCCGCCGGCGGCAAGCCGCATCGATTCGGCCGGGATGCCGGCCATGAGGTCCGAATTACCCGAGCCTGATGTGCTGGCGATGATGCTGGTCGGCGTGATCCTGATCGGCTATCGGGTGAGCCGGGACAGCAGTGAAAAATTCGAGTGAGCGTGCCGAGTCAGCGGAAAAGGCTCGTGAGTTCGCTGCTGCGAAGGCGCCTGAAGGGATACGGCCGCGCCGTGATCTTATACAGATAGGGGGATGTCGCCGGAAATCAAGGTTATGGCGATAAAACTTCAGCCCGCACCTTCCGCGCATAAGGTTTGCAGCTTGAGCAAGGTGGACCAATTGCGCGACGTGGTGGCGTCGCCCAGCTGCTTGCCCAGGGCGGCGGCGGCGGCGCTGTCGAGGATGCCGTCCGGACACCAGACGTAGGCGGCGCGTTCGCCCAGCGCCACCGCCCCGGGACCCCAGTCCAGCGCGCACAGGGCGGCGATCGATTGACGGTGCTCGGGCCTGGATACGATGAAGGTCAAGAGGCGCGCATGGTCGTGCGCCTGCTCGAGCAAGGGATTGCCGCCGATGATGCCGTCCAGCTCGCCGGCGTCGAGCACCAGGACGCGCGCCGCGACGCCCAGCTTGAGCACCAGGGTGTCTTCGATCTCGGTTCCGACCGTGTCGTATGGCCGGGCCGGGCCGCTGAACACCAGGTTGCCGCTGTTCAGCACGCTGCGCACGTCGCCGTACCCGAGGTCGGCGACGAGCTTGCGCAAGTCGGCCATCGCGATGCGTTTCGCGCGGCCAACGTTGACGCCTCTCAGCAGAGCAATGTAGCGTTTG
This genomic stretch from Massilia sp. 9096 harbors:
- the ybaL gene encoding YbaL family putative K(+) efflux transporter, encoding MHENISLITTIAAALGFGLLFGMLAVRIRLPALVGYLAAGVLIGPATPGFVADVALASQLAEIGVMLLMFGVGLHFSLDDLMEVKGIALPGAVLQIVVATLMGIALSHLWGWSLGAGLVFGLALSVASTVVLLRALEDRGQLDSFNGRIAVGWLVVEDLVTVLVLVLLPALAGPLGGHNGDDAHGGSLWLALGKTLLSVGAFVALMLLVGRKLFPWFLWRVAKTGSRELFTLAVVAAAVGIAYGSSHLFGVSFALGAFFAGMVLRESELSHRAAEETLPLRDAFSVLFFVSVGMLFDPRVLVDHPLEVLGVVAVILFGKSLAAFILVLVLRYPVGTALTVSASLAQIGEFSFILAALGMSLGLLPALGQNLILAGAIISIAVNPLMFKLVAPLEALLQARLAPPRGLTRAPDPLAELPTSVPHEQLSGQVVLVGFGRVGRYLAGELARQGVHVVVAEQNREIVEDLRRRGQPAVAGNAAEPAVLIQAHIARASMLVIATPDTFQVRAMVETARALNPGIRVVVRSHNQEEARLLREDTGGAVFVGEDELAHSMARHVLAGMTARAH
- a CDS encoding DUF1697 domain-containing protein — encoded protein: MTSKRYIALLRGVNVGRAKRIAMADLRKLVADLGYGDVRSVLNSGNLVFSGPARPYDTVGTEIEDTLVLKLGVAARVLVLDAGELDGIIGGNPLLEQAHDHARLLTFIVSRPEHRQSIAALCALDWGPGAVALGERAAYVWCPDGILDSAAAAALGKQLGDATTSRNWSTLLKLQTLCAEGAG
- a CDS encoding DUF445 domain-containing protein → MQPTSNRQHSAKEAELRQSKRLALSFFLGAALLFVASLAWSAHDPANWWIGLLKAFAEAAMVGALADWFAVAALFRRIPIPFVSRHTEIIPANKARIADNLAAFVHEKFLDTESIIKLIQRHDPAQKVADWLVQPENAERLGSYLVRVGGWALDFIEDAAVQNFVRRAVHTMIQGVDLSKTVGTILEGVTRNGRHQQLLDEGIAQLAKLLANEETQAFIAQGIVDWLREEYAFMERMLPSEMIGRKGADITVKLASGILDRVSADPGHPLRQRFDAFTHEFIERLKVDPEFIGKGEDVKRYLIGDETLNGYLGSLWSDLKAWLKMDLEKDDSQLRTRLVASGAWIGRMLAEDPQLRASLNQNLELAARSAAPEFAGFLTGHIAETVKNWDSTEMSHQVELNIGKDLQYIRINGTVVGGLIGVVLYLLSSLPRLL
- a CDS encoding putative signal transducing protein yields the protein MDKALSVQGWNGPDESPASQAAQGAPDDALLPGRDLFEVARYLAPIEARLAQGCLEASGIPAVLADDQLVQANMLWAPALGGVRVLVPQDFVQQAEAVLAALGRGEFELGDDADVGRPA
- a CDS encoding AAA family ATPase, with the protein product MPNFARLQIAFKNVYVRILTAVVLGMLTGWAIYKADIPQDPAPVVHSQNIAEITQLAAQKDRLDYLLVAKPLSDAPRYIFKFKGAPQLHVVKVPSTSHLSLEREVLLKNAIPYSIAKDDYLASHKAVMEEENEGFGADTLEFLKRHGLELLIGGLILYSMKFGIPGMGMSAQMISPDKLKGSMDDLIGMEDIKQEVLHLEDMIRNRELYKEHNIDKPFNVMLTGPAGTGKTKLVGYLAKRLDIPLIQASGSALESGYVGGGSKALNALYRKASSKGRCIIFLDEAQSLFMPRGRSEKKWEDDTANTLLGLLDGVKSDKGQGVIWVVASNFDDASTEMDEAMLRRFSVKINFRLPNKAERRELLRSFLSRKKEGLVDYDDLDLDQVAEITQNLSPALLESVVERASMLSIQEKVIINTDLLFRAYERATIGLTDRATTAEKHKQRERIAVHELGHFFMQIDPFLRAGMSLAEVKEKSHLLKISTEAVSKIGALGYVLQSGDDMSLRTLEELERDVIGLYGGVAAEELFYGARGISVGSQNDIEKITKMLNLMVGRLSMYSRAKIDYSQLANDASGEHTLRQVEEKSDELYSYTLDAIRDYKDVIVALKDTLLDQYVLSKDAVFELLEAHKDIFMDGLQAPRHVSLTLCTEAEEAAA
- a CDS encoding FUSC family protein encodes the protein MSDRNPDLIRYLLDRLIASDPARDRFRSALRALLTALVSAGVFLLITRQFDLEYKLSLCGIVVPMIAVVAMQDPGRSQQKETMAWVPVLASAALIVGTLVAENPWLSGALFLLTIFGAFQMRRFGPRGGGLGVIAYQSFFFALLFKTPPDKMLWDPVFVFIGCAIGYAVHFWLVPERPGRVLHGEVHAYRARIAALLHDLARWLDAGAKSSRADKASQKRIDAHLAALNAQSLALDTRLAGFTQGREDGDGKRLREQVLRCELAAETIADVARSLHDDPAARRALAAALRALEAASARQAQPLDARAWEAALPPTLPDDARWRLGQAARVLTSSPPWRAPLPAMGDEHKPQQAQQSAPTTAKMEGGKGSSMFDDTTRRALQAAAAALAALLIGHLTAPQHWYWAVFSAFIVFTRAATVGQTFSSAWRQVLASLAGLCIGVVCVQVVQGSQAGELALLFLFVAIGFYAFKGVQNLYTMMLTAMLAMLWELMGMDSASLLLLRLGETTAGGVSAVLAAHLVLPVHTQDESDSKGADLLHAAGHLLAAALEDGEPKPLYLPVRDLDRKLQALRQTLGPVTHPAYPGASDGHRQQLRQLARIAFCVRHFYNLVVSHGSTGHAALAHAHAVQARARALAPELDAVAARLEAPGALGAQPVQPGPSVAVFPPLDQAAADGFEGGNEGGADERLLRIATRWLQEADGLLRPMLSPQH
- a CDS encoding DUF2004 domain-containing protein, with the translated sequence MTDTTAEAARREAAARQAIKNGFDMEDEDSGVAMFVAFHLEELDADYWQQHVKTPRPHPGDVLDALVLREHWGGPDDLEHFDFTLPGEVTEYVVSVRFDAAGKVAEISMES